The window ATTCTAACCACTTACAACCGTTCGGATGGATTGCTGGATGAAAAAATCCAGACGATTACAGTAGAAGATCGAAATCGAATTTGGCTGGGGACAGAGAGTGGAATTTCTCTTTTTGATGGGAGGAATTTTCAAAATTATACGAGGAATGAAGGGGTTCCCGGTACAATTGTTCAATCCTCATTGTTAGATCATGAAGGGAATATGTGGTTTGGAACACTTGGAGGTGGAATCTGTATCTATGTAGGCGATTATTTTCAGAGTTATAATATTGAAAATGGACTCACCAATAACGTAGTTACCGGTTTTGCCGAGGGGCCTGATGGTGATGTCTGGATTGCCACCTACGGGGGAGGTTTATTGCGGTATGACGGCCAGGTATTTCAACCCTACGATGAATCGGATGGGTTGGTAGATAACATCGTTTTTTCATTTCTCCTGGACAGCGATAATCGACTGTGGATCGGAACTCGCGGCGGAATAAGTATCTATGAGGATGGTCAATTTAATACTCTCAGTTCAGACCGGTTTCCATTTGGGATGGTTCGAGAGATATATGAAGATGTAGAAGAGGATGAATATTGGATTGCCACCTACGAAAGTGGGGTGATTCAAATGCAGGAAGAGGGATATATTCAGCATCATACAGGTAATGGCTTTTTGAATAATACTGTCATGGATATCAAGCGTGATGACCAAGGGAACTACTGGTTTGCAACCTATGGTGGCGTGGCTATTTACAACGGTGAACAGTTTGAATATTTGACCATGGCTGACGGACTGCCGAGTAATGGCGTCATCCAAATTCATATAGATCACAATGGCGACAAGTGGTTTTCTACATTCAACGGTGTTGCAAAATATGATGGTGAAACCGTTCAAAGATTGACACAATCTGAGCAGATCGATCTTATCAGCTATTTTATCATACAAGATCAGCAGAATCAATATTGGGTGGGGACAAACCGCGGTCTTTATCGTCTGCACCCCGAAGAGTTGTTGGAAGCAGATAATACACTACAACGATTGAAGTCGTTCCGTGTGTACAACAAAAACCAGGGACTCATCGCGAATGAGCTGAATGCAGGTGCATCGTATGTTGCATCTGATGGCACCATTTGGTTAGGCACAGTAGAAGGATTAAGCCATTTTTATCCAAATAAAATCCGGGATATAAGCGCTCCGCCGGGAATTGAGTTTGAGGAAGTGATGGTGAGCGGACGGATGATTGATCCAAAAGGGGAGCATCAGTTTAGTAATGATGAAAATTTTGTGCAGATATCCTACTCTGGTTTGAGCTATGAAGCACCAGATCAGATTTTTTATGAGTATAGAATGAGGGGGCTCGGCCAGGGATGGCAAATTACAACCGACCGAACGATTCGATATCCATCACTGTCTCCGGGAGAGTATGAGTTCCAGATTCGTGCCTATAATGCAGATGGTGTTGTAAGTGCAAAAAGAGCTCGTTTCTCTTTCGATATTGCATATCCATATTACTTGCGCTGGTGGTTTTTTCTATTGATTAGTTTAGTGATTGTTGGATTGATTTTGTTTTCAATTCGATATTTCAAGGTCAAAAAACAGGTAGATATTGAACGGATGCGCGTTCAAATTGCCAGCGACCTGCACGATGATGTTGGATCATCACTGACGGAACTCGCCCTTCAAACCGATTTTCTGCAAGCTGTAACTACCGGTGATGAGGTGAAGAAAACTCTTCAACAGTTGGGCGAACACAGCCGAAAAATTGTGAACAGCCTGGATGATATTGTTTGGTCTATAGATTCCCGAAATGATACAGCCGGGGATCTTACTGACAGGATGCAGGATTACGTAAACCAGGTTTTTGTGAATGGAGAGGTTAGCGTGTTTTATGATTTTGAAAATCTTCGGATGCATGAAAAGCTGCCGGTCGACGTTAAAGAAAACATATACCTTATTTTTAAGGAGGCAATTAATAATATTGTAAAACATTCAAATGCATCCCGGATTGATATCAATTTTTCATTTTCCGGGAAGTCCTACACATTAGAGATTCACGACAATGGCACCGAAATCAAAAATGACAGGAAATCGGGTCAGGGATTGCGAAACATTCAAATGCGGGCAGACCGCATAGGATCGGACGTAGAGATCGTTTCAAATGGCGGGTTTACAGTTCGTGCAACCGGGTCCATCAAATAGACAGAGGAGCAATATGATTAATATTGGAATTGTAGAAGATAATGTGAAGATCAGGAATTTAATTCAGAGATTCCTCGACATGCAGGAGTCAATGAGTTGCAAAACCGCTGTGGATTCAGTGGAAGAGATGCTCGATCATCTCAAAGAATACGATCCGCCTGATGTAATTTTAATGGATATCCAGTTGCCGGGAATGTCAGGGATTAAGGGAATAGAGATCATCAAAAAAAATTACCCGGATGTGGAGATTATTATGCTAACGGTGTACCACGATTCGCATAAAATTTTTGATTCGCTGGTTGCCGGCGCTTCCGGGTACCTGTTAAAACATACGTCTCTGCCCGAAATCAAAGAATCGATAGAAAACCTTGTGGCCGGAGGTGCTCCGATGTCTCCGCAGATTGCGCGAAAAGTAATTGAACATTTTAATAAGCCCAAGCCTGAAAAGAAACCAAAAAGTGATTTAACAGCCAGGGAACAGGATATTGTAAACGGACTTGTGGATGGGCTAAGCTATAAATTGATCGCCGACAGGTACGATATTTCTATTGATACCGTTCGTGCTCACATTCGAAACATTTACAAGAAACTACACGTTAATTCTAAAGCAGAGGTAATTGCAAAATCCCTGCGTGGTGAAATTTAGAATATGCAACTGCATCACATGGTTATGTGATAGTTGGTTGTTCAATTATATTGTATTTTAAAAGTGGATAAGAAATAATCGGTAATTCCGGAGGCTATTATGAGACATTTAACGAAGAAAATAACCACTTTTTTGATTGCAGTATTGGCATTAACTGCAACAAGCTGCTATACACAGCTTCAAACCACGTATAGTTCCTATCCCGGCAGTGGCTACTATTCATCAGATAGTGATACCGAAAGAGTTGCTTCCGGAGAAAGATCTGTAGAAGAACGCGGCGATCAGGTTGTAAATGAAGAAGACTACACCCTGGGTTATGACGATGGATGGTCGGATGCCGAAGCTTATTACTTTAAAGATTATGAAGCAAAACGGTGGTATGAAGAGTATGGAGCTACACTTGCCCACGATCCCTATGTACGGGATTATGTTACC of the Balneolaceae bacterium genome contains:
- a CDS encoding response regulator transcription factor, which gives rise to MINIGIVEDNVKIRNLIQRFLDMQESMSCKTAVDSVEEMLDHLKEYDPPDVILMDIQLPGMSGIKGIEIIKKNYPDVEIIMLTVYHDSHKIFDSLVAGASGYLLKHTSLPEIKESIENLVAGGAPMSPQIARKVIEHFNKPKPEKKPKSDLTAREQDIVNGLVDGLSYKLIADRYDISIDTVRAHIRNIYKKLHVNSKAEVIAKSLRGEI
- a CDS encoding two-component regulator propeller domain-containing protein; the protein is MIASVALLQGAEAQYLPFRTYSIEAGLSESVAQALIQDERGYIWVGTGYGLNRFDGVSFKQFYEEDGLASNDVHALFQDSEGTIWIGTEYGISILQDDTLITPESVSQLNQDPVISITEDSEGNYWFGTETNGAWKLNEQGDLSSVNETMGISMQWVQTIYADDDGMIWIGSRGGLARINGDQVRYHSTENGLPNNRIRHITGDEFGRIWIGTFSGLVKVENGILTTYNRSDGLLDEKIQTITVEDRNRIWLGTESGISLFDGRNFQNYTRNEGVPGTIVQSSLLDHEGNMWFGTLGGGICIYVGDYFQSYNIENGLTNNVVTGFAEGPDGDVWIATYGGGLLRYDGQVFQPYDESDGLVDNIVFSFLLDSDNRLWIGTRGGISIYEDGQFNTLSSDRFPFGMVREIYEDVEEDEYWIATYESGVIQMQEEGYIQHHTGNGFLNNTVMDIKRDDQGNYWFATYGGVAIYNGEQFEYLTMADGLPSNGVIQIHIDHNGDKWFSTFNGVAKYDGETVQRLTQSEQIDLISYFIIQDQQNQYWVGTNRGLYRLHPEELLEADNTLQRLKSFRVYNKNQGLIANELNAGASYVASDGTIWLGTVEGLSHFYPNKIRDISAPPGIEFEEVMVSGRMIDPKGEHQFSNDENFVQISYSGLSYEAPDQIFYEYRMRGLGQGWQITTDRTIRYPSLSPGEYEFQIRAYNADGVVSAKRARFSFDIAYPYYLRWWFFLLISLVIVGLILFSIRYFKVKKQVDIERMRVQIASDLHDDVGSSLTELALQTDFLQAVTTGDEVKKTLQQLGEHSRKIVNSLDDIVWSIDSRNDTAGDLTDRMQDYVNQVFVNGEVSVFYDFENLRMHEKLPVDVKENIYLIFKEAINNIVKHSNASRIDINFSFSGKSYTLEIHDNGTEIKNDRKSGQGLRNIQMRADRIGSDVEIVSNGGFTVRATGSIK